GCGGCGTATTGAACTTCATAAAATATTGCTTTAATTTTGCTTTACCTTCTTCAGTGTCCACAATGACAAAATGCCATGCCTGCAAATTACATGATGACGGCGCCGTAGTCGTCTCTGTAATCATTTGTTCAAATTCTTCATGTGAAATTTTCACTGTTGAGTCAAAGTTTCTTACCGATTGTCGATTAAATACTACGTCTTTGAAATCATTATTTACAATTTGTTTATCTGTCATAATTAATTATCTCCTTCTACTTTATGTGTTTGAGTTAAAAATGGAGCTAATGCTTGCAAGTCTGGACCTTTGCCCTCTGGAATACCTTTTGTTCTACCAACGATCGCATCATTTACACCTGGATGGGTCAAAATATAAAACTTATCATCCTCAAGTGCTTTAAAAACAAGCTTTGCTACGCCATCAAGTGCCATGCCTGTTATAATATCAACCTTAGCCTGTTTTTGTCCAGCTTTAAAAGTTTCACTAGTATAATAAGGATCGCTTTTATCAGTATATTTTTCCGGGCGATGCTTTTCTGTATGATATAAGTCTGTTTGGACAAAGGCTGGACAGAATACATGTAACCCAACATTGGCTTGAGCAACTTGTAAGTCATATTCAACTGCCTCACTCATCCCGACGACAGCGAACTTAGTCGCGTAATATGCTGGCATTTGTGGACTAGTCATTAACCCTGCAATTGATGCTACATTCAAAATGTCGCCGTGTTCTTTCTGTTTGCGCATAATTGGAATTACGCGTTTTAATGCCCAAACTTGACTCATTAAGTCAGCATGCAAGATCCATTCCCAATCCCTAGTTGGCAATTCCCAAACTGGGCCAGGAATAGCAACACCTGCTGAGTTTATCAATAAATTAATTTGGTCATATTTATTCATTGCCCGATTAACTAGATTATCAATCTCAGTTTCTTCAGTTACATCAGTAAGCACACTAATTGCTTGCGCACCAATTTCCTTAACATCTTGTAACGTTTTTGCTAATGCTGGTTCATCAATATCTGCCAATACAAGTTTCATGCCGCGTTTAGCTGCTTCTAAAGCAAACTCACGCCCAAAACCATGTGCTGCACCGGTAATTACTGCAACTTTATCCTTAAATTCTTTCATCACGAAATATCCTTTCTTTGTTAAGCTTATAACTAAATATTTCTTATATTTACATTCTAAGCGTTTTCAAAAGCAATCAAAGATACAATTAACAGATTTTGTAATATATCTTACAAAATCGATAAATCATTAGAATACTAATTAACAAAATAAGTTCTTATTTTTATCAGCTACTTTAAGAGAATAGACAATAATATCTTGCTGTGTTCGACACAACCGTTGCCTAATCTCGTCTGGTGTTTCTTTTTGACCATTACCTAGCCAATCAAAGATAATTTCAGTAAACCCACCTGTAAACATTTCTGCAATAAATAATCTGTCATCTGCTCGAACTTGCAAATGGTATTTTTTAATAATTTCATCGATATAGCCCAATAAAACATTGATTTGCGGTT
This DNA window, taken from Lactobacillus sp. ESL0684, encodes the following:
- a CDS encoding SDR family NAD(P)-dependent oxidoreductase, with translation MKEFKDKVAVITGAAHGFGREFALEAAKRGMKLVLADIDEPALAKTLQDVKEIGAQAISVLTDVTEETEIDNLVNRAMNKYDQINLLINSAGVAIPGPVWELPTRDWEWILHADLMSQVWALKRVIPIMRKQKEHGDILNVASIAGLMTSPQMPAYYATKFAVVGMSEAVEYDLQVAQANVGLHVFCPAFVQTDLYHTEKHRPEKYTDKSDPYYTSETFKAGQKQAKVDIITGMALDGVAKLVFKALEDDKFYILTHPGVNDAIVGRTKGIPEGKGPDLQALAPFLTQTHKVEGDN